The Solanum stenotomum isolate F172 unplaced genomic scaffold, ASM1918654v1 scaffold13383, whole genome shotgun sequence DNA segment AACCTAATTTTCTTTGGAACTGactttcaaattatattatattatatattctcTGTAACAACATCTCGTTATAGCAGCCCATAAAAATATTCAGACAACAATGCCGTTATAAAGAAGTTTGACGGTATATGAGGATAAGCAGTCTCGAACAAAAGCAAAGATTATAAGTGAATCATTGTTTTCAGTATTCTTTTCCTTTCAAATTCTCTACATACTTTGCGTCATTCTTCCTTCACCCAAGAAGTGGCCAGGTTGATTGAATTCaaccccctccccccaaaaGCCCAAACCATCTTTCTACTCTTCATCCTTTTCTGCTTTCCCTTTGAGGAATCTTTGACAGATAAATGCCACAATTTTTCAGCTTAGTGGAAATgaagggtaaaaaaaaagaaaagagaaagagattCTCCTTAAGACTATGTCAGAAGAATTTGCCTGTCTTCTTTTCCCGATAATGAGGCAGAAAAAAGGTGCCAGACCTAAAAAATTATGGAAAAAGCTCCTTTGGTTGGTCATGGCCTTTTGCTGAACACTAAATTGCAGGTGCAGAAGCAGCAACAATCTCAAAAGGTTCTCACTTTAGGTGCTACTgttgaatacaatttttttaatttttttttatgacaagggaaacccgcgtAAAACCCCCgcaaaacccccgctcctatgcaatagctcgcaaaccacataggagaggcaacccgcactaggcaagcctggtgcgacgagctcgacccagaaagCAAACCCCTTGATTTCGCTGGCAAGgtgtttcgaacttgagacctccaacatggaagtcccaagctcaaaccactgggccaccccgaagggtttgaatacaaattttcatataggtaattttttcctctttttcaaAGCACATTATGACTTTAGCAGTTCCCgttgaaagaaaataacatattcaataagtaaataaattaatcGTACAATTTGATGGAGAAAAAGAAATCTTCCTTACAAAGGATAGATAGACTGGATTTGAACATCCGCAGGAAACAGTTTGCATTCTTCTGAAAAAATTTGAGACTGCTTTTCAGCTATGGCATCAATCAATTGAATATCCTTTGCCACCTGTTCATCCACACTACAAGGAGAAGAGACGATTAAggtatttcaaatataaattaataatcaaaCTGAGATGAAATGTGTGTTATAATGTATGTATGGAATAAAATCTCCACAAACATTGAGGTGCAATCAAACGTCTAACCTCCATTCAGGGTTATCAGCATACATGCTTGCCTCCACAAGATCCACAATAAGGCGTAGCATTTCCATACGATCTTCATAACTACCTCGTCCCTGCAACAGAATCagcaaaacatttttttttgaaatcatCAAAAACCTCGAAAGTATTGGAAGCAATAGAATATTTCAAGCCCAACAGTACAAAGATACTACAGAATACAATCATTGTCCGGAGAATCATAAGCAGTATCCTTGTGTTCTAACCTCAGAATATCCCATCAACCAAACTCCATACAAACCTAAACTCCCACTTACAAAGTTGACTTTCCACCTCCAATTGCATGTCCCTTACTTCCTTATACTGAATAAATAACATCATGACATACATGCTTTTCCTGGAGCAGATAATGTTCATATCCTCTTCACATGCATTTCTAACATCATGCATGCATTTTGTTAACACTGGGGTGTCCCACCAATAACCAGTGATACTATAAAGACCCTCACCAATTAACTAACTGAAGCAAAGTTGAAAAGTGAGTATGATATAAGAcctaaaataaaaggaaattttaaATGATAATTTGCATACCAAGTTCTTCCATCATGCTCTATCTAAATGTATATTGGAATATCTCAAGCATGAAACCAAATCAATGTGTTTAGTTCCATTCCTGTTATTTATATTGCTAGGATCAGGAACAAAGCAATCCGGTataaggtgggagtggcctgaTGGACAAGATGAAGGAGGAGAGCACGAAGTCATTTGGGCATGTGAAGAGAAGATGCACAGATGCCCCCTTTAGGAGGTGCAAGAGGTTGGCTATATTGGGTATAAAGAGAGGTAGAGATAGGTCGAACCTGTCTTGGAGAGAGGTAATAAGACAGGACAAGGCACATATGTAGCTTACCAAGGACATGAACATAAATAGGATCATAGGAAGTTATAGAGGTCGAtgattagggtagaaggttagtaggtagttgaGCATTGTCTAGTTCCCCTACATTGTTATTATTACTCTCCTAcgatttttttctttgattttagtATAACCTATTTTCTTTTGCTTCAGTGgtcgtattatttgttgttgctacTGTTCTCTTCTTCGTTGTTTTTAGCATGGCTTCTTCGCTACTGTATTTGCTTTACTTGctgattttttatatgttttacttgagccgagggtctatcggaaataGCCTCCTTACCTTCACAAAATAGGGCTAAGGCTGCGTACACAtcaccctccccagaccccacttgtggaattacacggagtatgttgttgttgttgtatatatcCAGACAAATGACTAAAAAGGAATACCACTAAAATTTAATTAGAATAGCAAAGTTTGACAAAATATAAGCAGAACTTGCTGAAGGAGCCAGCAACAAcaagatcaatttttttcattttcaggAAACTAATCTATGTGTGCATTGTTACAGACGTTGTTCATTTTATCATACCACTAGGAGCTTGTCTTTCTTCACATGTTTGTCaattaagataaaaaattatGGTGCTTACCTAGTCGTCAACCTCTCTTATTTAATTGCCAATACACACTGCAGCATGACACAAACTTAAACCCACTGAGGCGTGTACACCAGATCATAGGAATCCTAACAACCTTCTAATTGTGGGAGGATCTTAGACATTATTAGTTCCCAAATTGACACAAGTCTAAGTATCAACCAAGAAATCCGTAAGTTCTGTACTTCCTTTATCTCTCTAAAACACTGAAGAAAATATGACAACTAACAATGACTAATAAAATCTATTTTATGCCAGTAGATGTCTAAAGGTTCTATAATCTATGATGATATTAAAATGGACAGAATCTTATAAGTGTCAGTATCACCAGAGACAAAAGAACTACAATAACCCGGCACTTCCTGAGATAACTGCAAACTGTACCTCAAAATGATCCAGCTTTAATAGTAGTGCTACTCCTATCAGTTCTCCATGAACtaattaagaacaaaagaaccGTAGTTTTGAACCTTTGAGACCATATGAAATGCTATATTGACCTGAGACAGCAGTCTTAAGGTTTAACCACCAAAATCTaagtcatcatcatcatatagaAAGGTTGAACACTACACTACAAATAATAATGTGCTATGGTGATTGAGAAATCCAAATCATTCAGCAATcagtattattttttacatcGGTGGTGCCACGGCAGCGCATGTCCTTAACTATTCCACAAGTACCTGCCACCTCCTACCATCATGAATGCCAAGTAACTCTGCCAGCAAGAGTTAGCTAGATCAGAGAAactccaaaattttcattttatgagggccgaaaaaaattaaattctcgTTGCTTGCGTCCACATATAGGTTGACAAATGAGAATCATAGGCCCAGCCATAAGGGAATACCAGGAATCAGAAACATTTTAACCAGACATGATGGGCCCTAAGGATTTTGCCATCAGAACTTGTCTTCTTCACCTAATTATAGAACTgcaactttctttttcaaacaTTACCTTTAATTTGTTgcatattcttttatttattaaaaaaaattatagtaataCAATCCTAGCAATTAACAGTGAAAATTGAGATGAAGAGTCAAAGGGGCAGTACTTAGCCTTAAGCAAGGTAAGAAAAGTAAAACACTTTAAACAAATGGATCAATGTCATATTTATCTCTTTGTTTGAGTAGATCCAGTTAGTGTAACCTTTAATCAGAATTTATCTGACATTTCATGTCATTACTCCACAAGCTATGAGATTCAGATAACAAATTCTTTTAATATCCAAGTACAGTATGGCCTATGATCAATAGGGGTCAGTGGCAAATTTTTCAACCAGGCTGATGATAACCAAATGGTAAAACTGCAGAAGATTGAAAGGTGCTTGACCAAATCTTAACAAGAAAAAGGACTAAATATGATTCCACAATTACCAGTGgcacaaaacataaaatgaagTATAATATGCGTCTAAAAGGAAAAAGGCAATAAGACGCACTTGGATGGCTTCTGGATCAACAGTAGTAGTTATGCCTAGAAACTTTGCAATCTCTGCTAAATCTGCCAAAAATACAGAAATGTACCTGATCAAAACAGACATAAGAAGCAACATTTATACAACAATTTCCTACAATTTCTCCAGATCTAACCTAAACAAACATTCTCAAGGACTTCCTGATTATACTAATGAATGATTTAATCTGCACTTTCATAAGTGAACCAAAACAAAGCTCTTGACTGATAATTAGAAACATAAACCCACTTGATGTTAATGAAGTCATATAACGAATATACTCATACTAAGATCAAAACTTCAGTAAGAACAATCAAGCAAGTTGCACTGCATTCCAAAATAAATGCACCAGAACTAGAATTCTGACCAATTTCCAACCTCAATCCAAAAAGGGTTTAAGGATATTGAAAAAATCTCTACACTGACcgatcaaaaaagaaaaataaaaatgctaTACACTGAATGCGGGAAGTCTCCTCATCGCGATCTACAGCATCCCCTTGTAGATTTTGCTGAGAAAATGGTGACTTATCCCCTAATAACCTGTGAACTCGaaccaaaaaaagtaaaaattaagaaaaataaagatcACCCATTTAGAGTTAATACTTGTTTCTTATGAGGAAAGGGATTAAAAGGGGTTATACTTGAAGAAAAGCCATTCAAGAAGAGCGTATCGCTCCATGCCGGCAAAGAGGAGGGACTGAGCAGGGGCATTGGCTCTTGGGTAATTCAATGTAGCCAATTTCTTCTGTATTTCTTCCATTTGCTTCGCTGCCATTCCCAAATTCGATCGTATCCTTCGCAATTGGGCTTTCAGAATTTACTGGCGAAACTCAAAGACGAGAGAGAAAGAGTTTGAATTTGGTGAAGTTTCACTGTGAGAGCAAAAGGAAAggagaaaatagaaataaagttttaaattgaaaTTGTGTTCTTATAAATAAACTTTTGTGaaagcaaaaaatatttcattaatatttgcACTCATTATTTGCAAATGTTGAAATTtaatattagtaaaaataatatttgatgtctaaatatacattttaaaatgGGAAACTCGACCTTCTTGATATGTAGTTTAGTGGGTCGGATAATAATTGTGAGtaatttttatacaattattttattttgtatttgataataagtgttatttagttttaagattattttatctaactattttagtataaattttgGGATAAGTTAAGTTCCTCAACTAT contains these protein-coding regions:
- the LOC125850075 gene encoding AUGMIN subunit 7, yielding MAAKQMEEIQKKLATLNYPRANAPAQSLLFAGMERYALLEWLFFKLLGDKSPFSQQNLQGDAVDRDEETSRIQYLAEIAKFLGITTTVDPEAIQGRGSYEDRMEMLRLIVDLVEASMYADNPEWSVDEQVAKDIQLIDAIAEKQSQIFSEECKLFPADVQIQSIYPLPDISDLEKQLSDQSNRLLSLQEMVDDLASKHPYNPDEEYVDVEAKLRGHLESFLDTARTFNTIYTKEIRPWTHMMEVPQLHGFGPAANRLLEAYKMLWKFLGNLKNLRDSHAAVAVGSSETVAGEPSSVTRIISECETALTLLNRDLAILSASIARERGEDTSL